A stretch of the Massilia sp. W12 genome encodes the following:
- a CDS encoding glutamate synthase subunit beta: MGKVTGFLEYQRISEAAQEAAERKKHYREFVLTLDDAQAKQQGARCMDCGIPFCNNGCPVNNIIPDWNDLVYRGNWRQALAVLHSTNNFPEFTGRICPAPCETACTLGINDDPVGIKSIEHYIVDKGWENGWITPQPAKHSTGKKVAIVGSGPAGLAAAQQLARAGHAVTVFEKADRAGGLLRYGIPDFKLEKSHIERRLEQMRAEGVTFRTNVLIGKDFPTSVNNWAKETIFPEDLAAEYDAVVIAGGAEQPRDLPVPGRNLKGVHFAMDFLPQQNKVNAGDKLKDQIKAGGKHVVVIGGGDTGSDCVGTSNRHGALSVTQFELMPMPPEQENKPLVWPYWPTRLRTSSSHEEGCQRDWAVATKRFEGKGGKLDKLIACRVEWQDGKMVEVAGSEFEVKADLVLLAMGFVSPVQQVLDAFGVAKDSRGNAQAATDGAQAYQTSAPKIFAAGDMRRGQSLVVWAIREGRQCAHAVDAFLMGESQLPL, translated from the coding sequence ATGGGCAAAGTCACCGGCTTTCTCGAATACCAACGCATCAGCGAAGCCGCACAGGAAGCGGCGGAACGTAAAAAACATTATCGCGAATTTGTCTTGACCTTAGACGATGCGCAAGCCAAACAACAGGGCGCGCGCTGCATGGATTGCGGCATTCCGTTTTGCAATAACGGTTGCCCGGTGAATAACATCATCCCGGATTGGAATGATCTGGTGTATCGCGGCAATTGGCGCCAGGCGCTGGCGGTGCTGCATTCGACCAATAACTTCCCCGAGTTCACCGGACGTATCTGTCCCGCGCCTTGCGAAACGGCCTGCACCCTGGGCATCAATGACGATCCGGTCGGCATCAAATCGATTGAGCATTACATCGTGGATAAGGGCTGGGAAAACGGCTGGATCACGCCGCAGCCGGCCAAACACAGCACGGGTAAGAAAGTGGCGATTGTCGGCTCCGGCCCGGCAGGTCTGGCGGCGGCGCAGCAATTGGCGCGCGCCGGGCATGCGGTGACGGTATTTGAAAAAGCCGACCGCGCCGGCGGCCTGCTGCGCTACGGCATCCCGGATTTCAAGCTGGAAAAATCGCATATCGAGCGCCGCCTGGAGCAGATGCGGGCCGAAGGCGTGACCTTCCGCACCAATGTGTTAATCGGCAAAGACTTCCCGACCAGCGTCAATAACTGGGCCAAGGAAACCATTTTCCCGGAAGATCTGGCGGCGGAATATGATGCGGTGGTGATTGCCGGCGGCGCGGAACAACCGCGTGATTTGCCGGTGCCGGGACGCAATCTCAAGGGTGTGCACTTCGCCATGGACTTTTTGCCGCAGCAAAACAAAGTCAATGCCGGCGACAAGCTCAAAGATCAAATCAAAGCAGGCGGCAAGCATGTGGTGGTGATTGGCGGCGGCGACACCGGCTCGGATTGCGTCGGCACCTCGAACCGGCACGGCGCCTTGTCGGTCACCCAATTTGAATTGATGCCAATGCCGCCGGAACAGGAAAACAAGCCGCTGGTGTGGCCGTACTGGCCGACCCGGCTGCGCACCTCGTCTTCGCATGAGGAAGGCTGCCAGCGTGATTGGGCTGTCGCCACCAAGCGCTTTGAGGGCAAGGGCGGCAAGCTGGATAAGCTGATCGCCTGCCGTGTCGAATGGCAGGATGGCAAGATGGTGGAAGTGGCGGGCAGTGAGTTTGAGGTCAAGGCTGATCTGGTCTTGCTGGCGATGGGCTTTGTCTCGCCGGTGCAGCAAGTGCTGGATGCGTTTGGCGTGGCCAAAGACAGCCGGGGCAATGCGCAAGCCGCCACCGATGGCGCGCAAGCGTATCAAACCTCGGCCCCGAAAATCTTCGCCGCCGGCGATATGCGGCGCGGTCAATCGCTGGTGGTGTGGGCGATTCGCGAAGGACGGCAATGCGCGCATGCGGTGGATGCCTTCCTGATGGGCGAGTCGCAGTTGCCCTTATAA
- a CDS encoding PEP-CTERM sorting domain-containing protein encodes MKYLVACCIAALLPQVSQAVELYDNGPVVNANGKSAISGARTAYGYAVNSSAVVADDFKVSDNQVWNIGQFDFFAYQTNATNFGFQSVTWSLVKDLPDGTEVMASGTTSVSNGGLVGHRVLNDSSTSTARKIYRLQADVQDFNLSAGHYWLRWSITGNSSFSGPWVPQTADGRDGNGQQNTGNGWADIDTLTADLPFAVHGTVAVVPEAETWAMMLAGLGGLGMLARRRRQA; translated from the coding sequence ATGAAATACTTAGTTGCATGCTGCATTGCCGCGCTCTTACCCCAAGTGTCCCAAGCAGTCGAATTGTATGACAATGGCCCGGTTGTGAACGCGAATGGCAAATCCGCCATCTCCGGCGCACGCACCGCCTATGGTTATGCCGTCAACAGCTCCGCTGTTGTCGCGGATGACTTCAAAGTCAGCGACAATCAAGTGTGGAATATTGGCCAGTTCGATTTCTTCGCTTACCAAACCAACGCCACCAACTTCGGTTTCCAATCGGTAACCTGGAGCCTGGTCAAAGATCTGCCGGACGGCACGGAAGTGATGGCTTCCGGCACCACCAGCGTGAGCAATGGCGGCCTGGTCGGCCACCGCGTGCTGAACGACAGCTCGACCAGCACCGCTCGCAAGATCTACCGTCTGCAAGCTGACGTGCAAGACTTCAATCTGTCTGCCGGCCACTACTGGCTGCGCTGGTCGATTACCGGCAACAGCAGCTTCAGCGGTCCTTGGGTGCCGCAAACTGCGGATGGCCGTGACGGCAATGGGCAGCAAAACACCGGCAACGGTTGGGCTGATATCGACACGCTGACCGCTGACCTGCCGTTCGCTGTGCATGGCACAGTGGCCGTGGTGCCGGAAGCTGAAACCTGGGCCATGATGCTGGCTGGTCTGGGCGGTTTGGGCATGCTGGCGCGCCGTCGCCGTCAAGCCTGA
- a CDS encoding YciI family protein: MPKLPAILSCLTLALTSLGASAQSAPATPAAAAPANYDAALAKKAGANENGMRKFVLVILKTHKPLPAGAQRDEMFKGHFANMKRLAAEGKLALAGPLDGVEGRRGIFVLAVEDVEEARKLVATDPVIIQGEMTADFHRFFASAAVSLIPGLHEKIALKPF, encoded by the coding sequence ATGCCCAAATTACCCGCCATCCTTTCCTGCCTTACGCTGGCGCTGACCAGCTTAGGCGCCAGCGCACAAAGCGCTCCCGCCACGCCTGCCGCTGCTGCGCCAGCGAATTACGACGCCGCCCTGGCCAAAAAAGCCGGCGCGAATGAAAACGGGATGCGCAAATTTGTGCTGGTGATTTTAAAAACGCACAAACCCTTGCCCGCCGGCGCGCAGCGCGATGAAATGTTCAAAGGACATTTTGCGAATATGAAGCGGCTGGCGGCTGAAGGCAAACTGGCTCTGGCCGGGCCGCTTGACGGGGTGGAAGGGCGGCGCGGAATATTTGTGCTGGCGGTGGAGGATGTGGAAGAGGCGCGTAAGCTGGTAGCCACCGATCCGGTCATTATTCAAGGCGAGATGACAGCTGATTTTCACCGTTTCTTCGCCTCTGCGGCAGTCAGCCTGATTCCCGGGCTGCATGAAAAAATCGCACTCAAACCATTTTGA
- a CDS encoding TMEM165/GDT1 family protein — MMEALILSTLAVTLAEIGDKTQLLAFMLATRFRRPVPIMLGILAATLANHGLAGLLGSLLAQWISPLALRIGVAVSFLGMAAWILIPDELDEDTPTRAGLGVFGATFVSFFLAEMGDKTQFATITLAAHYESTLMVIAGTTLGMLIADVPAIFIGQKMGQKLPLALVQRCAALLFALLGLAAAWDAARLAGWL, encoded by the coding sequence ATCATGGAAGCACTTATTCTTTCCACCCTCGCTGTCACCCTGGCCGAAATCGGCGATAAAACCCAGTTGCTGGCTTTCATGCTGGCCACCCGTTTTCGCCGCCCGGTTCCGATTATGCTGGGCATTCTGGCCGCCACGCTGGCCAACCACGGCCTGGCCGGCCTGCTTGGCAGCCTGTTGGCGCAATGGATTTCCCCGCTCGCGCTGCGGATTGGGGTGGCGGTTTCGTTTCTGGGCATGGCGGCCTGGATTCTGATTCCCGATGAGTTGGATGAAGACACGCCCACCCGCGCCGGATTGGGCGTATTCGGCGCCACCTTTGTCAGCTTCTTTCTGGCGGAAATGGGCGATAAAACCCAGTTCGCCACCATCACCCTGGCGGCGCATTATGAAAGCACCTTGATGGTGATCGCCGGCACCACGCTGGGCATGTTGATCGCCGATGTGCCGGCGATTTTCATCGGTCAGAAAATGGGGCAAAAATTGCCGCTGGCGCTGGTGCAGCGTTGCGCTGCGCTCTTGTTTGCGCTGCTCGGTCTGGCTGCAGCCTGGGATGCGGCGCGCCTGGCGGGGTGGTTGTAA
- a CDS encoding TlpA disulfide reductase family protein produces MQTKKLVLPLLTVLLVAGAGLWGYQSLTARQAAPHVEYTNLQGKKFDSASLRGKVVMVNFWATSCASCVREMPQMVETWQKYNPRGLEFVAVAMQYDPPNYVINYAETRKLPFHVALDYKGELAKAFGNVSMTPTTFVIDKQGRIVKRYVGEPSFAELHQLLEKELA; encoded by the coding sequence ATGCAGACAAAAAAATTGGTATTACCCTTGTTGACTGTATTACTGGTGGCAGGCGCAGGCCTGTGGGGCTATCAAAGCCTGACCGCGCGACAAGCCGCGCCGCATGTCGAATACACCAATTTACAGGGCAAAAAATTTGACAGCGCCAGCCTGCGCGGCAAGGTGGTGATGGTCAATTTTTGGGCCACATCCTGCGCTTCCTGCGTGCGGGAAATGCCGCAGATGGTTGAAACCTGGCAAAAATACAATCCGCGCGGCCTTGAGTTCGTTGCCGTGGCGATGCAATACGATCCGCCGAATTACGTCATCAACTACGCCGAAACGCGCAAATTGCCATTTCATGTCGCGCTCGACTACAAAGGCGAGTTGGCCAAAGCCTTTGGCAATGTCAGTATGACCCCGACCACCTTCGTGATTGATAAACAGGGCCGTATCGTCAAGCGCTATGTGGGCGAACCGTCGTTTGCCGAATTGCATCAATTATTGGAAAAAGAATTAGCGTAA
- a CDS encoding DUF4189 domain-containing protein, translating into MKSLRTNCMVLLLACLSPLPALAVGAIAVDDDQSLSEPAYGFSVRQPNRQTAERVALNYCRQNGDNCRAVVWFETCGAYAASARHYGYGWGATKSKATSDALKMCGSNSCKVVVAECER; encoded by the coding sequence ATGAAAAGTCTGCGCACGAATTGCATGGTCCTGCTGCTCGCTTGCCTGTCGCCACTGCCTGCCCTGGCGGTCGGGGCCATTGCGGTTGATGATGATCAATCGCTCTCGGAACCGGCTTATGGCTTCTCCGTGCGCCAACCAAATCGGCAAACCGCAGAACGGGTGGCGCTGAATTATTGCCGCCAGAACGGCGACAATTGCCGCGCTGTGGTGTGGTTTGAAACCTGTGGCGCGTATGCCGCATCGGCCCGCCATTATGGCTATGGCTGGGGCGCCACCAAGTCCAAGGCCACCAGTGATGCGTTGAAGATGTGCGGCTCGAACAGCTGCAAGGTGGTGGTGGCGGAATGTGAGCGTTAA